The following coding sequences are from one Cydia splendana chromosome 15, ilCydSple1.2, whole genome shotgun sequence window:
- the LOC134797723 gene encoding thioredoxin domain-containing protein 15: MIFYRKRTLYFTVFIILGSVAVSTQIDVEEEAEVTKDPDFEEFEPDVPNVDESESLLSNVVSDVDKTLINIYNHVTSANVTAENKTQIANETRKLVKCKDITYDEQNPEIEPIVEIINGSSLSKILQVKPDITSRDIEADCVLVLFYARACPFSAHAAPHFNALARSYPNVKMVALDALRYHGINAQYGIVGVPTLKMFHNGRPVGKFNGTEYNIHSFSKFVHAITGQHPQVLLVTSKDFQGPVSSVVEKETDYFLVLSWLFIIICSVYYFMQSKWWRMIVEMVQNNWRESEAQHEHND; the protein is encoded by the exons ATGATATTTTATAGAAAAAGAACACTGTATTTTACAGTATTCATTATATTAG GTTCAGTGGCCGTTTCAACGCAAATTGACGTGGAGGAAGAGGCGGAGGTAACTAAAGATCCAGATTTCGAAGAATTTGAACCAGATGTACCGAATGTCGACGAATCCGAGTCACTTTTGTCGAACGTCGTTTCTGATGTCGACAAAACGCTAATCAACATTTACAACCATGTTACATCCGCTAATGTGACCGCAGAGAACAAAACACAGATAGCCAACGAGACGAGGAAGCTTGTAAAGTGCAAAGACATAACATATGATGAGCAAAACCCAGAAATTGAGCCAATAGTCGAAATTATAAATGGTAGCAGTTTATCCAAGATTTTGCAAGTCAAACCTGATATTACCAGTCGCGATATTGAAGCGGATTGCGTTTTAGTCTTATTCTATGCTAGAGCTTGTCCATTTAGTGCTCATGCCGCACCACATTTCAATGCTCTAGCTCGGTCATATCCAAATGTGAAAATGGTAGCTTTAGATGCATTGAGATATCATGGAATCAATGCGCAATATGGTATTGTTGGTGTTCCTACATTAAAAATGTTCCACAATGGCCGACCAGTTGGAAAATTCAACGGGACCGAGTACAACATTCATTCTTTCAGTAAATTTGTTCATGCTATAACGGGGCAGCATCCGCAAGTCCTGTTGGTCACGTCTAAAGACTTCCAGGGGCCTGTATCAAGTGTAGTTGAGAAGGAAACTGATTACTTCTTAGTCCTGTCATGGTTGTTTATCATAATATGCTCAGTGTATTACTTCATGCAGTCAAAATGGTGGCGCATGATTGTGGAGATGGTGCAAAATAATTGGCGGGAATCGGAGGCTCAACATGAGCATAATGATTAG
- the LOC134797722 gene encoding glyoxylate reductase/hydroxypyruvate reductase — MFCNRLSVVSSLVRHSVVITPRNMSTGRPLVYVTRSDMPQGGLDLLRKECDVRIWEKPSQVPRNELLKGVVGASGIFCALTEKIDKELLDAAGPQLKVVGTISVGHDHIDLAECRKRSIRIGYTPDVLTDATAELTLALLLATSRRIPEAIHEARTGGWAASGAWAPVWLTGPGLANATVGIVGFGRIGQAVARRVKAFGTAQILYTSRTDNPQAKETGAIRADFDDILKKSDFIICCTALVPETKEMFNKAAFEKMKQTAVFVNTSRGGTVDQNALIEALQNNTIWGAGLDVTTPEPLPLDSLLFKLKNCVVLPHIGSATVETRNVMSELTARNILAALAGGEMPAEIK; from the exons ATGTTTTGTAACAGATTGTCTGTCGTGAGTAGTTTAGTTCGGCACAGCGTTGTGATAACTCCGAGAAACATGAGCACAGGCAGGCCCCTCGTGTATGTGACGCGGTCGGATATGCCGCAAGGCGGCTTGGATCTGCTGAGAAAAGA ATGTGATGTAAGGATTTGGGAGAAGCCTTCACAAGTCCCCCGCAATGAGCTCTTAAAAGGCGTTGTTGGTGCCAGTGGCATCTTCTGTGCCCTCACCGAGAAGATTGACAAGGAGCTATTAGATGCAGCCGGGCCTCAGCTGAAGGTGGTGGGCACTATATCAGTGGGGCATGACCACATAGACCTGGCTGAATGCAGGAAAAGGAGCATCAGGATTGGGTATACTCCGGATGTGCTCACTGATGCCACAGCGGAATTAACT CTTGCACTACTGTTGGCCACGTCACGTCGCATCCCCGAAGCCATCCACGAGGCCCGCACTGGCGGCTGGGCGGCCTCGGGCGCGTGGGCGCCCGTGTGGCTCACGGGCCCCGGCCTCGCCAACGCCACGGTCGGCATCGTGGGCTTCGGCCGCATCGGCCAGGCCGTCGCCCGCCGCGTCAAGGCCTTCGGCACCGCGCAGATACTCTACACCAGCCGCACTGATAACCCTCAAGCGAAAGAAACCGGCGCTATAAGAGCAGATTTTGACGACATTTTAAAGAAAAGCGACTTTATTATTTGCTGTACTGCTTTAGTCCCCGAAACTAAGGAAATGTTTAACAAGGCTGCTTTTGAGAAAATGAAGCAGACTGCTGTTTTTGTAAACACAAGCAGAGGTGGCACTGTAGACCAGAATGCATTGATTGAAGCATTGCAAAACAACACTATCTGGGGAGCAGGGCTAGATGTGACGACACCAGAACCCCTCCCATTAGACAGTCTGTTGTTCAAGCTGAAGAACTGTGTGGTGTTACCGCACATTGGCAGTGCTACTGTTGAGACGAGGAATGTAATGAGTGAGTTGACTGCAAGGAATATTCTAGCAGCTTTAGCTGGCGGTGAGATGCCCGCTGAAATAAAGTAA